A single window of Zea mays cultivar B73 chromosome 10, Zm-B73-REFERENCE-NAM-5.0, whole genome shotgun sequence DNA harbors:
- the LOC100276183 gene encoding uncharacterized protein LOC100276183 precursor, protein MPILKTQPNQLERATQGATPAPACTMGPTTARLLPLLPFVAVFLLASPVDADSALDAATRCAATIVSISPCLPHVAAVAPPLASCPPAPTDACCVAFLRAVSPLAAGGGEEGCLCHLLRNPLLLGFPIDAARLAALLPACAAGNAFAAANVEAATLFADACRDLKVLPGLHFMPQSTTGPEISPAAVPELMSKPKEAVPLPPAGSMVRSGTEVTSSRGIPTAALILAAAGAVIT, encoded by the exons ATGCCCATCCTCAAAACCCAACCCAACCAACTTGAGCGCGCGACTCAAGGCGCCACACCGGCACCGGCATGCACCATGGGTCCTACCACAGCTCGCCTCCTTCCCCTCCTGCCCTTCGTCGCCGTGTTCCTCCTCGCCTCCCCCGTGGACGCCGACTCCGCCCTGGACGCGGCCACGCGGTGCGCGGCCACGATCGTGTCCATCTCGCCGTGCCTGCCGCACGTGGCGGCCGTGGCGCCACCGCTGGCTAGCTGCCCGCCTGCCCCAACCGACGCCTGCTGCGTCGCCTTCCTCCGCGCTGTATCCCCGTTGGCAGCGGGAGGCGGAGAGGAGGGCTGCCTGTGCCACCTGCTCCGCAACCCGCTTCTCCTTGGCTTTCCCATCGACGCCGCCCGCCTCGCCGCGCTCCTCCCTGCCTGCGCTGCGGGAAATGCCTTCGCCGCCGCCAACGTGGAGGCCGCCACCCTCTTCGCTGACGCCTGCCGTG ATCTAAAGGTGCTGCCGGGATTGCATTTCATGCCGCAATCAACAACCGGGCCAGAAATTTCACCAG CTGCTGTCCCTGAATTGATGTCCAAGCCAAAGGAGGCGGTTCCACTTCCACCAGCTGGATCAATGGTTCGTTCAGGCACTGAGGTCACCAGTTCCCGTGGTATTCCTACTGCAGCATTGATCCTCGCGGCAGCAGGAGCTGTTATCACATAG
- the LOC100381515 gene encoding putative subtilase family protein precursor: MELDATLLSISLVLIGLLLHTTQATTQENCERSGLCTYIVRVSPHLNISMDMSRMDLESWYRSFLPPRMDRSPRSTSPFIHTYKEAILGFAVDLTKDDAEYVKSKDGVLMVYKDILLPLLTTHTPDFLSLRPNGGAWSSLGMGEGSIIGLLDTGIDSAHSSFDDEGMSAPPSRWRGSCKFATSGGHCNKKLIGARSFIGGPNNPEGPLDDVGHGTHTASTAAGRFVQGASVLGSGNGTAAGMAPRAHLAMYKVCDEQGCYGSDILAGLDAAIVDGVDILSMSLGGPQQPFDEDIIAIGTFSAVKKGIFVSCSAGNSGPFPGTLSNEEPWVLTVGASTMDRQMEAIVKLGDGRSFVGESAYQPPSLGPLPLMLQLSAGNITGNVVACELDGSQVAIGQSVKDGGGAGMILLGGDSTGHTTIAAAHVLPASYLNSQDAAAVRQYINTSSKPTASIVFNGTALGTAPAPVVAYFSSRGPSTASPGILKPDVIGPGVNVVAAWPFKVGPTTNTAGRDRDDDDQHGAAAATFNSVSGTSMSAPHLSGIAAVIKSAHPDWSPAVIKSAIMTTAYVVYGNNKNQPILDEQLSPASHFSVGAGHVNPSQAVSPGLVYDTDVEQYVLYLCGLGYTDSQVETITHQKDACGKGRRKIAEAELNYPSVATRASVGELVVNRTVTNVGDAVSSYAVEIDLPKEVEATVSPAKLEFTELKEKKTFTVRLSWDASKTKHAQGCFRWVSSKHVVRSPIVIF; the protein is encoded by the coding sequence ATGGAGTTGGATGCTACACTCCTATCGATCTCCCTTGTTCTCATAGGCCTGCTACTACACACCACTCAAGCCACCACCCAAGAAAATTGTGAAAGATCTGGCCTATGCACGTATATTGTACGTGTGAGCCCTCATCTGAATATTTCCATGGATATGAGCCGTATGGACCTTGAAAGCTGGTATAGATCATTCCTCCCACCACGTATGGACAGATCACCTCGATCAACATCTCCATTCATCCACACCTATAAAGAAGCCATTCTGGGGTTTGCTGTAGACCTCACAAAGGACGACGCGGAGTATGTCAAGAGCAAAGATGGGGTCCTCATGGTGTACAAGGACATCCTTCTTCCGCTCTTGACAACCCACACGCCAGATTTCCTAAGCCTACGACCAAACGGAGGGGCTTGGAGCAGCTTAGGCATGGGCGAGGGAAGCATCATCGGGCTCCTAGACACGGGGATCGACTCCGCACACAGCTCTTTCGACGATGAGGGCATGTCCGCGCCGCCTTCCAGGTGGCGTGGATCCTGCAAGTTTGCTACTAGTGGTGGTCACTGCAACAAGAAGCTCATTGGCGCAAGGTCATTCATCGGTGGCCCAAACAATCCTGAGGGTCCACTGGATGATGTCGGCCATGGAACACACACCGCCAGCACAGCCGCCGGCAGGTTCGTGCAGGGTGCAAGCGTGCTTGGCAGTGGCAATGGCACCGCGGCTGGGATGGCCCCACGCGCGCACCTCGCCATGTACAAGGTCTGCGACGAGCAGGGCTGCTATGGCTCGGACATACTCGCCGGACTGGACGCCGCCATCGTGGATGGCGTTGACATCCTGTCCATGTCGCTCGGCGGCCCTCAACAGCCCTTCGATGAAGACATTATCGCCATCGGAACCTTCTCTGCTGTAAAGAAGGGCATATTTGTGAGCTGCTCTGCAGGGAACTCCGGCCCGTTTCCTGGCACGCTGAGCAACGAGGAGCCATGGGTCCTGACCGTGGGCGCAAGCACCATGGACCGGCAGATGGAGGCCATCGTGAAGCTAGGCGACGGCCGCTCGTTCGTCGGCGAGTCAGCCTACCAGCCACCTAGCCTTGGCCCTCTACCCCTGATGCTCCAGTTGTCTGCTGGAAACATAACGGGGAATGTTGTCGCCTGCGAGCTTGATGGCTCTCAAGTCGCAATCGGACAGTCTGTCAAGGATGGCGGTGGTGCCGGGATGATACTGCTGGGGGGTGATAGTACTGGTCACACGACTATTGCGGCGGCCCATGTCCTGCCGGCGTCGTATCTGAACTCCCAAGACGCCGCCGCCGTCAGACAGTACATCAACACGTCCAGCAAGCCGACTGCCTCCATCGTCTTCAACGGCACGGCGCTGGGCACCGCTCCAGCTCCCGTCGTCGCCTACTTCTCATCCAGGGGGCCTAGCACTGCGAGCCCTGGCATCTTGAAGCCAGACGTCATTGGGCCCGGCGTCAACGTCGTTGCGGCATGGCCGTTCAAGGTCGGGCCAACAACAAACACCGCCGGCCGTGACCGTGACGACGACGACCAACATGGAGCAGCAGCAGCTACTTTCAACTCCGTATCTGGAACATCCATGTCTGCACCTCACCTCAGCGGCATCGCAGCTGTCATCAAGAGCGCACACCCTGACTGGTCGCCGGCGGTGATCAAGTCGGCGATCATGACGACGGCCTATGTCGTGTATGGTAACAACAAAAACCAGCCGATCTTAGACGAGCAGCTCAGTCCGGCGAGCCATTTCAGCGTTGGGGCCGGACATGTCAACCCTTCGCAGGCTGTGAGCCCAGGCCTGGTGTACGACACCGACGTGGAGCAGTACGTTCTGTATCTCTGTGGCCTAGGCTACACAGACTCTCAGGTGGAAACAATCACGCACCAGAAGGATGCTTGCGGCAAGGGACGACGGAAGATCGCTGAAGCCGAGCTGAACTACCCTTCGGTGGCGACAAGGGCGAGCGTAGGAGAGCTTGTCGTGAACCGGACAGTCACTAACGTTGGAGATGCGGTGTCGTCTTATGCCGTTGAGATTGACTTGCCCAAGGAAGTCGAGGCCACTGTGTCACCAGCGAAGCTGGAGTTCACCGAGCTCAAGGAGAAGAAGACGTTTACTGTGAGGTTAAGCTGGGATGCGAGCAAAACCAAGCATGCTCAGGGATGCTTTAGGTGGGTCTCTAGCAAGCATGTGGTGAGGAGCCCCATTGTAATATTCTAG